One Streptomyces sp. L2 genomic window carries:
- a CDS encoding cystathionine gamma-lyase, with protein sequence MSDATKDESGTGDGTRAVRAGLPEAVKHEPTLPGPVFAAHFHLPGEVTGPYAYGRDDNPTWTLLERAIGELEAPGRDDVETLVFASGMAAISSVLFSQLHSGDTVVLPSDGYQVLPLVREQLEAYSIEVRTAPTGGDAQLEVLDGARLLWIESPSNPGLDVCDIRRLVEAAHARGALVAVDNTLASPLGQRPLELGADFSVASGTKQLTGHGDVLLGYVAGRDAGAMTAVRRWRKIVGAISGPMEAWLAHRSIATLQLRVDRQNATALAVAEALRTRPEVSGLRYPGLPDDPSHKIASQQMRRFGCVVSFTLPTRARAERFLQALRLVEDATSFGGVRSTAERRGRWGGDAVAEGFIRMSVGAEDPEDLVADVLRALDESAG encoded by the coding sequence ATGAGCGACGCCACCAAGGATGAGAGCGGCACCGGCGACGGCACACGCGCGGTACGGGCCGGGCTGCCGGAGGCCGTCAAGCACGAACCCACGCTGCCCGGACCGGTGTTCGCCGCGCACTTCCACCTGCCCGGGGAGGTGACGGGCCCCTACGCCTACGGCCGCGACGACAATCCGACCTGGACCCTGCTGGAGCGCGCCATCGGCGAGCTGGAGGCACCCGGGCGGGACGACGTCGAGACGCTGGTGTTCGCGTCCGGCATGGCCGCGATCTCGTCGGTGCTGTTCTCCCAGCTGCACTCCGGCGACACGGTCGTCCTGCCCTCCGACGGCTACCAGGTGCTGCCGCTCGTCCGCGAGCAGCTGGAGGCGTACAGCATCGAGGTGCGCACCGCGCCGACCGGCGGGGACGCCCAGCTGGAGGTCCTCGACGGAGCGCGGCTGCTGTGGATCGAGTCCCCGTCGAACCCCGGGCTCGACGTGTGTGACATCCGCCGGCTGGTGGAGGCGGCCCACGCGCGGGGCGCCCTCGTGGCCGTCGACAACACCCTGGCCAGTCCGCTCGGACAGCGCCCCCTGGAGCTGGGCGCCGACTTCTCCGTGGCCAGCGGCACCAAGCAGCTCACCGGACACGGGGACGTCCTCCTCGGCTACGTCGCCGGCCGCGACGCCGGGGCCATGACCGCCGTACGGCGCTGGCGCAAGATCGTCGGCGCGATCTCCGGGCCCATGGAGGCCTGGCTGGCGCACCGCTCCATCGCCACCCTGCAGTTGCGCGTCGACCGGCAGAACGCCACCGCTCTCGCGGTCGCCGAGGCGTTGCGCACCCGGCCGGAGGTGTCCGGACTGCGCTATCCCGGACTGCCCGACGACCCCTCCCACAAGATCGCCTCACAGCAGATGCGCCGCTTCGGCTGCGTCGTCTCCTTCACGCTTCCCACGCGCGCGCGTGCCGAGCGGTTCCTCCAGGCGCTGCGCCTGGTGGAGGACGCGACGAGCTTCGGCGGGGTCCGCTCCACGGCCGAACGGCGCGGGCGCTGGGGCGGCGACGCGGTCGCGGAGGGCTTCATCCGCATGTCCGTCGGGGCCGAGGACCCCGAGGACCTGGTGGCGGACGTCCTGCGGGCCCTGGACGAGTCCGCGGGCTGA
- a CDS encoding low molecular weight protein-tyrosine-phosphatase, with protein MTFRVCFVCTGNICRSPMAESVFRARVAEAGLEGLVEVDSAGTGDWHEGEGADPRTVAVLDEHGYGSDHVARRFEPSWFGRLDLVIALDTGHLKALRRLATTEEDARKVRLLRSYDPAAGADLDVPDPYYGARDGFAECLEMVEGASEGLLAAVRERLEGRAA; from the coding sequence ATGACCTTCCGCGTCTGTTTCGTCTGCACCGGCAACATCTGCCGCTCCCCGATGGCCGAGTCCGTCTTCCGCGCGCGCGTGGCGGAGGCCGGGCTGGAAGGCTTGGTCGAGGTCGACAGCGCGGGCACCGGCGACTGGCACGAGGGGGAGGGCGCCGACCCACGGACCGTGGCGGTGCTGGACGAGCACGGCTACGGCAGCGATCACGTCGCACGCCGGTTCGAGCCGTCCTGGTTCGGCCGTCTCGACCTGGTGATCGCCCTCGACACCGGCCACCTCAAGGCCCTGCGTCGCCTCGCCACCACCGAGGAGGACGCCCGAAAGGTACGTCTGCTGCGCTCCTACGACCCCGCCGCCGGCGCCGACCTGGACGTCCCGGACCCCTACTACGGGGCCCGGGACGGCTTCGCGGAGTGCCTTGAGATGGTGGAGGGGGCGAGCGAGGGTCTGCTGGCCGCCGTACGAGAACGACTGGAGGGACGGGCCGCATGA
- a CDS encoding DUF5326 family protein, whose protein sequence is MREIFAGLPWWVKWVAVPVIALVVFSSLIATVVVFVIGLLFKALLFVALVGGLIYVVRKFMGNSSSRSDW, encoded by the coding sequence ATGCGAGAGATCTTCGCGGGACTGCCGTGGTGGGTGAAGTGGGTCGCGGTGCCGGTCATCGCCCTGGTCGTGTTCAGCAGCCTGATAGCGACGGTAGTGGTCTTTGTGATCGGCCTGCTCTTCAAGGCGCTGCTCTTCGTCGCGCTGGTCGGCGGACTGATCTACGTGGTGCGGAAGTTCATGGGCAACTCCTCGTCACGCAGCGACTGGTGA
- a CDS encoding YibE/F family protein: MEQSPPPPPEPPRGGHAAQHDGHGHAHGHSHSHSHGPAAPVSAHLRRVIAAILIPFTAAVVVGLVVLWPGGAPPHERTGVGFDRQTQQATVAKVAEVSCASVNASGGGTPTGDNPATGGDSASQHAKGTCKKATVRVDSGKDKGRTFTEIVQPDQPRQLHQGQKVVVAYEPSAPKDLQYSVTDVDRKFPMTLLAGVFALAVVVVGRMRGVMALVALAVSFLVLTLFILPAILQGSNPLLVAVIGSSAIMLIALYMCHGLSARTSVAVLGTLVSLTLIGVLGSLFIGWAALTGNTDDNTGLIHGLYPSIDMSGLLLAGVIIGSLGVLDDVTVTQTSAVWELHEANPSLGRRGLYRAAIRIGRDHIASVVNTLVLAYAGAALPLLLLFSIAQSSVGTVANSELVAEEIVRTLVGSIGLVASVPVTTALAALVVAADRPGEAGAPVGRQRTPARGGRGRRRKR, translated from the coding sequence ATGGAGCAGTCCCCGCCACCGCCCCCGGAACCGCCTCGCGGCGGCCACGCGGCGCAGCACGACGGACACGGCCACGCGCACGGTCACAGCCACAGCCACAGCCACGGCCCCGCTGCTCCCGTCTCGGCACATCTGCGCAGGGTCATCGCGGCGATCCTGATCCCGTTCACCGCGGCGGTCGTGGTCGGCCTGGTGGTGCTCTGGCCGGGCGGCGCCCCGCCGCACGAGCGCACCGGCGTCGGCTTCGACCGCCAGACGCAGCAGGCCACGGTCGCCAAAGTGGCCGAGGTCAGCTGTGCGTCGGTGAACGCCTCCGGCGGCGGCACGCCGACCGGTGACAACCCCGCCACCGGTGGCGACTCGGCGTCTCAGCACGCGAAGGGAACCTGCAAGAAGGCGACGGTCCGCGTCGACAGCGGCAAGGACAAAGGCCGCACGTTCACCGAGATCGTGCAGCCGGACCAGCCACGCCAACTGCACCAGGGCCAGAAGGTCGTCGTCGCCTACGAGCCCTCGGCACCGAAGGACCTGCAGTACTCGGTCACGGACGTCGACCGCAAGTTCCCCATGACGCTGCTGGCCGGGGTCTTCGCCCTGGCCGTCGTGGTGGTGGGCCGGATGCGGGGCGTCATGGCGCTGGTCGCGCTGGCCGTGAGCTTCCTCGTGCTGACCCTGTTCATCCTGCCCGCGATCCTGCAGGGCTCGAACCCCCTGCTCGTGGCGGTCATCGGGTCGAGCGCCATCATGCTGATCGCCCTCTACATGTGCCACGGCTTGTCGGCGCGTACGTCGGTCGCGGTGCTCGGCACCCTGGTCTCCCTCACGCTGATCGGTGTGCTCGGCTCCCTCTTCATCGGCTGGGCCGCGCTCACCGGCAACACGGACGACAACACGGGCCTCATCCACGGCCTGTACCCGTCGATCGACATGAGCGGCCTGCTGCTGGCCGGCGTCATCATCGGCTCGCTCGGCGTCCTGGACGACGTGACGGTGACCCAGACCTCGGCCGTCTGGGAGTTGCACGAGGCCAATCCCTCGCTGGGCCGGCGCGGTCTGTACCGGGCGGCCATCCGCATCGGGCGCGACCACATCGCGTCGGTGGTCAACACCCTCGTCCTCGCCTACGCCGGTGCCGCGCTGCCCTTGCTGCTGCTGTTCTCGATCGCGCAGAGCAGCGTGGGCACCGTGGCGAACAGCGAGTTGGTGGCCGAGGAGATCGTGCGCACCCTGGTGGGCTCGATCGGTCTGGTCGCCTCGGTGCCGGTGACCACCGCGCTCGCCGCCTTGGTTGTGGCGGCCGACCGGCCCGGCGAGGCCGGGGCGCCGGTGGGCCGGCAACGCACCCCGGCGCGCGGCGGAAGGGGACGGCGCCGGAAGCGGTGA
- a CDS encoding phage holin family protein, producing the protein MKNFVVKTIANAGALAVAVWLLDKITLTGGSTARKAGTLIVVALIFGLVNFLVKPVVKVLTFPLFILTLGLITLVVNACMLLLTSWVSGKLDLSFHVEGFWTAVVGGLIVAIVSWALHVVLPDED; encoded by the coding sequence ATGAAGAATTTCGTAGTCAAGACGATCGCGAACGCGGGCGCCCTGGCGGTCGCCGTGTGGCTGCTCGACAAGATCACCCTGACGGGGGGCAGCACGGCCCGGAAGGCCGGCACGCTGATCGTCGTCGCGCTGATCTTCGGCCTGGTGAACTTCCTGGTCAAGCCGGTAGTGAAGGTGCTCACTTTCCCGCTGTTCATCCTGACCCTGGGCCTGATCACGCTGGTCGTGAACGCGTGCATGCTGCTGCTCACCTCCTGGGTGAGCGGCAAGCTCGACCTGAGTTTCCACGTGGAGGGGTTCTGGACGGCGGTCGTCGGCGGCCTGATCGTCGCGATCGTGTCCTGGGCACTGCACGTCGTCCTGCCCGACGAGGACTGA
- a CDS encoding SsgA family sporulation/cell division regulator, with protein MRESVQAEVMMSFLVSEELSFRIPVELRYESSDPYAVRLTFHLPGDAPVTWAFGRELLIDGVGRPCGEGDVHIAPADSELLGEVLIRLQVGSDQALFRSSAPPLVAFLDRTDKLVPLGQEGALADFDAHLDEALDRILAEEQSAG; from the coding sequence ATGCGTGAGTCCGTACAGGCAGAGGTCATGATGAGCTTTCTCGTGTCCGAGGAGCTCTCCTTCCGTATTCCGGTGGAGTTGCGCTACGAGTCCAGTGATCCCTATGCCGTACGGCTCACTTTTCACTTGCCCGGGGACGCCCCGGTGACCTGGGCCTTCGGGCGGGAACTGCTGATCGACGGGGTCGGCCGGCCGTGCGGGGAGGGGGATGTGCACATCGCTCCCGCCGATTCCGAACTGCTCGGCGAGGTGCTGATCCGGCTTCAGGTCGGCAGCGACCAGGCCCTGTTCCGGTCCTCGGCACCGCCGCTCGTGGCCTTCCTCGACCGTACGGACAAGCTGGTGCCTCTCGGACAGGAAGGCGCACTCGCCGACTTCGACGCCCATCTCGACGAGGCCCTGGACCGCATCCTGGCCGAGGAACAGAGCGCCGGCTGA
- a CDS encoding GNAT family N-acetyltransferase: protein MPTPSLAALPIRPLTPRDLSACADLSEDRGWPREERKWGFLLTAGQGYGIDDPQGGLVAACVITEYGSPGHPELGAVGMVLVAERHARQGVGRRLLRHVVSGMGATPLTLHATANGRPLYEELGFKVTGRAEMVRGRFVPGRAESRVATRAANAEDLPAILRLDEEVFGTDRTPLITRLPAFADQLRVAEEDGRLIGYTAAWPNMDTHVVGPLIARDTETARALIAALAAHTDRPLRTDIDVRHEELLAWAKEHGLASVAFNDVMTYGITELPGDWTRRFAPLTVAAG from the coding sequence GTGCCGACTCCTTCCCTCGCCGCTCTGCCCATCCGTCCCCTGACGCCACGCGATCTGTCCGCCTGTGCCGACTTGTCCGAAGACCGGGGGTGGCCACGCGAGGAACGGAAGTGGGGGTTCCTGCTCACCGCCGGCCAGGGCTACGGCATCGACGATCCTCAGGGTGGTCTCGTCGCCGCGTGCGTCATCACCGAGTACGGCTCACCAGGGCATCCGGAACTCGGCGCCGTCGGCATGGTCCTGGTCGCCGAACGGCACGCCCGGCAGGGCGTCGGACGCCGATTGCTGCGTCATGTCGTCTCGGGCATGGGGGCGACTCCGCTGACCCTGCACGCCACGGCGAACGGCCGCCCCCTCTACGAGGAACTGGGCTTCAAGGTCACGGGCCGGGCGGAGATGGTGAGAGGCCGCTTCGTCCCGGGTCGAGCGGAGTCCCGGGTGGCGACGCGGGCCGCGAACGCCGAGGACCTTCCGGCGATCCTCCGCCTCGACGAGGAGGTGTTCGGCACCGATCGCACGCCTCTGATCACGCGCCTGCCCGCCTTCGCGGACCAGTTGCGCGTCGCCGAGGAAGACGGCCGGCTCATCGGCTACACGGCCGCCTGGCCCAACATGGACACCCATGTCGTCGGGCCGCTGATCGCCCGCGACACCGAGACCGCCCGGGCCCTGATCGCCGCGCTCGCCGCCCACACCGACCGGCCGCTGCGCACCGACATCGACGTACGGCACGAGGAACTGCTGGCGTGGGCGAAGGAGCACGGGCTGGCGTCGGTCGCCTTCAACGACGTCATGACCTACGGCATCACGGAGTTGCCGGGTGACTGGACGCGCCGGTTCGCTCCCCTGACGGTGGCCGCGGGCTGA
- a CDS encoding LysR family transcriptional regulator, producing MDLALLRTFVTVHRAGSFTRAAALLGLSQPAVTSQIRTLERQLGRPLFLRQARGVTPTTIGDELAHKAAPHLDALVEIAGTGLDEDSSPRTLHLAGPPEFTAERALPALTELPGDDGGVLALRASFGTAEEALDGLAAGRHDLAISTTRPRGALLTATPLCDEEHVLVASPRWTDRIGTPQAQRTEAAALERLPVVEVHESLPFVTRYWASVFDAHPTASGTVIVPDLRAVLTCVVAGAGLAVLPRYLCAHALRRGEITRLHSPAVPPLRTYFLTVRTGTLALPHVARAHEWLLRAASHWG from the coding sequence ATGGATCTGGCATTGCTGCGCACCTTCGTCACCGTGCACCGGGCCGGCTCCTTCACCCGCGCGGCCGCGCTGCTCGGGCTGTCCCAGCCGGCCGTCACCTCCCAGATCCGCACCCTGGAACGCCAGCTGGGACGGCCCCTGTTCCTCCGGCAGGCCCGCGGTGTGACGCCGACGACCATCGGTGACGAACTCGCCCACAAGGCCGCGCCCCATCTCGACGCCCTGGTGGAGATAGCCGGTACCGGGCTGGACGAAGACTCCTCTCCACGGACGCTGCACCTCGCCGGTCCCCCCGAGTTCACCGCGGAACGGGCCCTGCCCGCGCTGACGGAACTGCCGGGCGACGACGGCGGGGTCCTTGCCCTGCGCGCCTCCTTCGGCACGGCGGAGGAAGCCCTGGACGGCCTCGCCGCCGGCCGACACGACCTGGCCATCAGCACCACCCGGCCGCGCGGCGCCCTGCTCACCGCGACCCCGCTCTGCGACGAGGAGCATGTCCTGGTCGCCTCCCCTCGCTGGACCGACCGCATCGGAACACCGCAGGCGCAGCGCACGGAGGCGGCCGCGCTGGAGAGACTGCCGGTGGTCGAGGTCCACGAGTCATTGCCCTTCGTCACGCGGTACTGGGCCTCCGTCTTCGACGCGCACCCGACCGCCTCGGGCACGGTCATCGTGCCGGATCTGCGCGCCGTGCTCACCTGCGTCGTCGCCGGCGCCGGCCTCGCCGTGCTGCCCCGCTACCTCTGCGCCCACGCCCTCCGCCGGGGCGAGATCACCAGGCTGCACAGCCCGGCTGTGCCGCCGCTGCGCACGTACTTCCTGACCGTGCGCACCGGGACCCTCGCCCTGCCCCACGTCGCGCGGGCGCACGAGTGGCTTCTCCGGGCAGCCTCCCACTGGGGCTGA
- a CDS encoding cupin domain-containing protein, which yields MKAFRLDDLEAERAANEGAYLQFLRERNMSVGLYALDAGESDPQRPHRQDEVYFVVSGRASITVGQETTQVARGSVVYVPAGAVHKFHHISEDLRVLVVFSPPEA from the coding sequence ATGAAGGCATTCCGGCTGGACGACCTGGAGGCGGAGCGCGCCGCCAACGAGGGGGCCTATCTTCAGTTCCTGCGGGAGCGGAACATGTCGGTCGGCCTCTACGCCCTCGACGCGGGCGAGTCCGATCCGCAGCGGCCGCACCGGCAGGACGAGGTCTACTTCGTCGTCAGCGGCCGGGCGTCGATCACGGTCGGCCAGGAGACCACCCAGGTGGCCCGGGGCAGCGTCGTGTACGTGCCGGCCGGCGCCGTCCACAAGTTCCACCACATCAGCGAGGACCTGAGGGTTCTGGTCGTGTTCTCTCCCCCAGAGGCCTGA
- a CDS encoding IclR family transcriptional regulator C-terminal domain-containing protein, with amino-acid sequence MVDTAPAGPLTHPAEPRDRRPPVQRPPSGASIPGQPHSATLIGSVQRAMRLLETVAAHEHGAPAKQLARETGLALPTTYHLLRTLVHEGYLRREKGLFFLGEAAERLSSSGAQQKRRSAVADTLAHWRDSIGVPVYYARYRAGEIEVLCVSDSPGAPAVQEWADFRETGHAHAIGQCLLSQLDEESRRDHLARYPVQSITPYTVRDNHTVLRKLERMRRMEPVVERQEYALGTVCAAIPISVGTEATTMALSLPAHQSDRLLPAARRLQAEIGRHLGSLTLSISI; translated from the coding sequence ATGGTTGACACCGCACCGGCGGGCCCCCTCACGCACCCTGCCGAGCCGCGTGACCGCAGGCCCCCCGTGCAGCGGCCGCCGTCCGGCGCGTCCATTCCCGGGCAGCCGCACTCCGCGACCCTCATCGGATCCGTCCAGCGCGCGATGCGGCTGCTGGAGACCGTCGCCGCACATGAGCACGGCGCCCCCGCCAAGCAACTCGCCCGCGAGACCGGTCTCGCCCTGCCCACGACCTACCACCTGCTGCGCACCCTGGTCCACGAGGGCTATCTGCGGCGCGAGAAGGGCCTGTTCTTCCTCGGCGAGGCCGCCGAGCGGCTGAGCAGCAGTGGAGCCCAGCAGAAACGTCGCAGCGCGGTGGCCGACACCCTGGCACATTGGCGCGATTCGATCGGTGTGCCCGTGTACTACGCGCGCTACCGGGCCGGCGAGATCGAGGTGCTCTGCGTCTCCGACTCACCGGGGGCACCGGCGGTGCAGGAGTGGGCGGACTTCCGGGAGACGGGCCACGCGCACGCCATCGGGCAGTGTCTGCTCTCCCAGCTGGACGAGGAGTCCCGCCGCGACCATCTGGCCCGCTACCCCGTGCAGTCGATCACGCCGTACACCGTGCGCGACAACCACACCGTCCTCCGAAAACTGGAGCGGATGCGGCGGATGGAGCCGGTCGTGGAGCGGCAGGAGTACGCGCTGGGCACGGTGTGCGCCGCCATCCCGATCTCGGTCGGCACCGAGGCGACCACGATGGCTCTCTCACTCCCCGCTCACCAGTCCGACCGGCTGCTGCCCGCGGCGCGCCGGCTGCAGGCGGAGATCGGGCGGCATCTCGGATCGCTCACGCTCTCTATCAGTATCTGA
- a CDS encoding NUDIX hydrolase, producing the protein MTVRPVVKRTARAVLLDGDDLVLIKRTKPGVDPYWVTPGGGVEREDPTVVDALHREVYEELGAKISDVVPCFVDTVEHIGEDGGATGVKVQHFFVCRLESMDPALRHGPEVDEPAGEYEIVRIPFTRVGIASVHLVPLSLRHYLDGNIEGVRAMHAPDLGK; encoded by the coding sequence ATGACCGTCCGACCCGTGGTCAAGCGCACCGCCCGTGCCGTCCTCCTGGACGGTGACGATCTGGTCCTGATCAAACGCACCAAGCCCGGCGTCGATCCCTACTGGGTCACCCCCGGTGGCGGGGTCGAACGCGAGGACCCGACCGTCGTCGATGCCCTGCACCGCGAGGTCTACGAAGAGCTGGGGGCCAAGATCTCCGACGTGGTGCCCTGCTTCGTGGACACCGTGGAGCACATTGGCGAGGACGGTGGCGCGACGGGTGTGAAGGTCCAGCACTTCTTCGTCTGCCGGCTGGAGTCCATGGACCCTGCCCTCCGACACGGCCCCGAGGTGGACGAGCCGGCCGGGGAGTACGAGATCGTCCGCATCCCGTTCACCCGGGTCGGCATCGCCTCGGTCCATCTCGTCCCGCTGTCCTTGCGGCACTACCTGGACGGCAACATCGAGGGTGTGCGCGCCATGCACGCACCCGACCTAGGGAAGTAG